A DNA window from Sphingomonas changnyeongensis contains the following coding sequences:
- a CDS encoding parallel beta-helix domain-containing protein: MAAPAAILSCAFLSAPVAARVIAVAPGPDAQARLQEALIDARPGDTVTLGAGRFELTDGLSLDVDRVELRGAGPDRTVLSFKGQQGAGEGLLVTSDDVVLRDFAVEDTRGDGIKSKGADRIVYHNLRVEWTGGPKATNGAYGVYPVSSSDILVDKVVVRGASDAGIYVGQSRNIVVRGSIAEYNVAGIEIENSYNADVHGNVARHNTGGILVFDLPNLPQTGGHSVRVFANQITDNDTPNFAPAGNIVASVPTGTGVMVMANARVHVFGNTLAGNGTTNVLLVGYREAFDDKAYNPLIREVVVRDNVHGRAGYAPAFPGGAELAAAMGGTLPPIVWDGTGERVVARDKVTALTLALSDPRQPLTAARPAPARFPDGALPGEPAPVVLPAGMAERIR, from the coding sequence ATGGCCGCGCCTGCCGCCATCCTGTCATGCGCGTTCCTGTCCGCCCCGGTGGCGGCGCGGGTGATCGCGGTCGCGCCCGGGCCGGATGCCCAGGCGCGGCTGCAGGAGGCGCTGATCGATGCCCGCCCCGGCGACACGGTGACGCTGGGCGCGGGCCGGTTCGAGCTGACCGACGGGCTGTCGCTCGACGTCGACCGGGTCGAGCTGCGTGGCGCCGGGCCGGACCGGACGGTGCTCAGCTTCAAGGGGCAGCAGGGCGCGGGCGAGGGGCTGCTCGTCACCTCCGACGATGTCGTGCTGCGCGATTTCGCGGTCGAGGACACGCGCGGCGACGGCATCAAGTCCAAGGGCGCGGACCGCATCGTCTATCACAATCTGCGCGTCGAATGGACCGGCGGGCCGAAAGCGACCAATGGCGCCTATGGCGTCTATCCGGTGTCCTCGTCCGACATTCTGGTCGACAAGGTGGTGGTGCGCGGCGCGTCCGATGCCGGCATCTATGTCGGCCAGTCGCGCAACATCGTCGTGCGCGGCTCGATTGCCGAATATAATGTCGCCGGGATCGAGATCGAAAACAGCTACAATGCCGATGTCCATGGCAATGTGGCGCGGCACAATACCGGCGGGATCCTGGTTTTCGATCTGCCCAACCTGCCCCAGACCGGCGGGCACAGCGTGCGCGTGTTCGCGAACCAGATCACCGACAATGACACGCCGAACTTCGCCCCCGCCGGCAACATCGTCGCCAGCGTGCCGACCGGCACCGGCGTGATGGTGATGGCCAATGCGCGCGTGCATGTGTTCGGCAACACGCTGGCGGGGAATGGCACGACCAATGTGCTGCTCGTCGGCTATCGCGAGGCGTTTGACGACAAGGCCTATAACCCGCTGATCCGCGAGGTGGTGGTGCGCGACAATGTGCATGGCAGGGCCGGCTATGCCCCCGCCTTTCCCGGTGGGGCCGAACTGGCGGCGGCGATGGGCGGCACGCTGCCGCCGATCGTCTGGGACGGGACGGGCGAACGCGTGGTGGCGCGCGACAAGGTGACGGCGCTGACGCTTGCGCTCAGCGACCCGCGCCAGCCGCTGACCGCCGCCCGCCCGGCGCCGGCACGCTTCCCCGACGGCGCGCTGCCCGGCGAACCGGCCCCGGTCGTCCTGCCGGCCGGGATGGCAGAGCGCATCCGCTGA
- a CDS encoding DUF2147 domain-containing protein gives MRLLLPLLMTVPLALAGAPLAASQPITGRWLTDSKDGIIHIARCGETLCGRLQRSLVPIEPPGTDIKNPDPALRERRILGLAVLTGLRLEDGKWQGQAYDPKTGRSYRAVVERVSNEALKVTGCLAIFCRTVTWTRAN, from the coding sequence ATGCGCCTGTTGCTGCCGCTGCTGATGACCGTGCCGCTTGCGCTGGCCGGCGCGCCTCTTGCCGCCAGCCAGCCGATCACCGGCCGCTGGCTGACCGACAGCAAGGACGGGATCATCCATATCGCCCGCTGCGGCGAGACGCTGTGCGGGCGGTTGCAGCGCTCGCTGGTGCCGATCGAGCCGCCGGGGACGGACATCAAGAATCCCGATCCGGCGCTGCGCGAACGCCGGATCCTCGGCCTTGCGGTGCTGACCGGCCTGCGGCTCGAGGACGGCAAATGGCAGGGCCAGGCCTATGACCCCAAGACCGGGCGCAGCTACCGCGCGGTCGTCGAGCGGGTGTCGAACGAAGCGCTCAAGGTGACGGGGTGCCTGGCGATCTTCTGCCGCACCGTCACCTGGACGCGGGCGAACTGA
- a CDS encoding amino acid permease: MSKLLRRKTIIAREDQPQEQRLAATLSWPHLLALGVGAIVGTGILTLIGVGADRAGPAVLLSFAIAGAICACAALAYAEMATMMPASGSAYTYSYAVLGEVFAWVVGWSLILEYSLVVSTVAVGWSGYAAPLLLPLGFPEALTRGPELGGLVNVPAVFIIAVVAGLLMLGTRESARLNAVLVVVKIATLILFVAVTLPAFDAANLAPFMPFGFAKSVSPDGVERGVMAAAAIIFFAFYGFDAISTAAEETKRPERDLAIGIVGSMAACTLIYVVVAAAAIGALPFGRFADSPEPLALILREIGRAPVATVVAGAAVIALPTVLLAFLYGQSRIFLVMARDGFLPQGLARVSPVRKTPVRITLLTAALVAVIAGILPIDEIAALANAGTLIAFIAVGTCLIVLRRRAPDAPRPFRAPLGLLVGAGAVLGCAYLFLSLPAKTQGYFLLWNAIGLAIYLGYGVARSRVSSPASR; the protein is encoded by the coding sequence TTGAGCAAGCTTCTGCGCCGCAAGACGATCATCGCGCGCGAGGACCAGCCGCAGGAACAGCGGCTGGCGGCGACCCTGTCCTGGCCGCATCTGCTGGCGCTTGGCGTCGGCGCGATCGTCGGCACCGGCATTCTGACGCTGATCGGCGTCGGCGCCGACCGGGCGGGGCCGGCGGTGCTGCTGAGCTTTGCGATTGCGGGCGCGATCTGCGCCTGCGCGGCCCTCGCTTATGCTGAAATGGCGACGATGATGCCCGCCTCGGGCAGCGCCTATACCTACAGCTATGCGGTGCTGGGGGAGGTGTTCGCCTGGGTCGTCGGGTGGAGCCTGATCCTTGAATATTCGCTGGTCGTCTCGACGGTCGCGGTCGGCTGGTCGGGCTATGCCGCGCCGCTGCTGTTGCCGCTCGGTTTCCCCGAGGCGCTGACGCGCGGGCCGGAACTGGGCGGGCTGGTCAATGTGCCGGCGGTGTTCATCATCGCGGTCGTCGCCGGGCTGCTGATGCTGGGCACGCGCGAGAGCGCGCGGCTCAATGCGGTGCTCGTCGTCGTCAAGATCGCGACGCTGATCCTGTTCGTCGCCGTCACCCTGCCGGCGTTCGACGCCGCGAACCTGGCGCCGTTCATGCCGTTCGGCTTTGCCAAGTCGGTCAGCCCCGACGGGGTCGAACGCGGCGTGATGGCGGCGGCGGCGATCATCTTCTTTGCCTTTTACGGTTTCGACGCGATCTCGACCGCGGCCGAGGAAACCAAGCGGCCGGAGCGCGATCTGGCGATCGGCATTGTCGGATCGATGGCGGCGTGCACGCTGATCTATGTCGTGGTCGCCGCCGCTGCGATCGGCGCGCTGCCCTTTGGCCGCTTTGCCGACAGCCCGGAGCCGCTGGCGCTGATTCTGCGCGAAATCGGCCGCGCGCCGGTGGCGACGGTGGTGGCGGGGGCTGCGGTGATCGCGCTGCCGACCGTGCTGCTCGCCTTTCTTTACGGGCAGAGCCGCATCTTCCTGGTGATGGCGCGCGACGGCTTCCTGCCGCAGGGGCTGGCGCGGGTGTCGCCGGTGCGCAAGACGCCGGTGCGCATCACGCTGCTGACCGCGGCGCTGGTCGCGGTCATCGCCGGCATCCTGCCGATCGACGAGATCGCCGCGCTCGCCAATGCCGGCACGCTGATTGCCTTTATCGCGGTGGGCACCTGCCTGATCGTGCTGCGCCGCCGCGCGCCCGATGCGCCGCGCCCGTTCCGCGCCCCGCTCGGCCTGCTGGTCGGGGCGGGGGCGGTGCTTGGCTGCGCCTATCTGTTCCTCAGCCTGCCGGCCAAGACCCAGGGCTATTTCCTGCTGTGGAACGCGATCGGGCTGGCGATCTATCTGGGCTATGGCGTGGCGCGCAGCCGCGTCAGTTCGCCCGCGTCCAGGTGA